The following coding sequences lie in one Candidatus Ryanbacteria bacterium CG10_big_fil_rev_8_21_14_0_10_43_42 genomic window:
- a CDS encoding AAA family ATPase, with product MNKKILIIGSPGAGKSVLAKRLHDKLGIELIHLDQYYWKPNWIKPESDQWERTIQDLLKKVSFIMDGNYRSTLHLRLPIANTIIFLDPSRFTCFYRIIKRRLTKNREDDISGCEERISWDLVRWVLWRYPQVARKDILQKLKNLKTSNPDKTVVILQAKKEVDVFLQSFFKIQEMNQYYELRRNNN from the coding sequence ATGAACAAAAAGATTCTAATAATTGGCTCACCTGGTGCTGGAAAGTCAGTACTAGCAAAACGGCTTCACGACAAGTTAGGTATTGAGTTGATTCATCTGGACCAGTATTATTGGAAACCGAACTGGATAAAGCCCGAGAGTGACCAATGGGAACGTACTATTCAGGATTTGCTTAAGAAAGTCAGTTTCATTATGGATGGTAATTATCGCTCAACGCTTCATTTGCGCTTACCGATAGCGAATACAATTATTTTCTTGGACCCCTCTCGTTTTACATGCTTTTATCGGATAATAAAACGGAGACTTACTAAAAATCGTGAGGACGATATTTCCGGATGTGAGGAGAGGATTAGTTGGGATTTGGTGCGGTGGGTGCTATGGAGATACCCCCAGGTAGCGAGAAAAGATATCTTGCAAAAATTAAAGAACCTCAAAACCTCGAATCCCGATAAAACTGTAGTTATTCTGCAAGCAAAGAAGGAAGTTGATGTATTCTTACAAAGTTTTTTTAAGATACAAGAAATGAATCAATATTATGAATTACGAAGGAATAATAATTGA
- the gatA gene encoding Asp-tRNA(Asn)/Glu-tRNA(Gln) amidotransferase GatCAB subunit A (allows the formation of correctly charged Asn-tRNA(Asn) or Gln-tRNA(Gln) through the transamidation of misacylated Asp-tRNA(Asn) or Glu-tRNA(Gln) in organisms which lack either or both of asparaginyl-tRNA or glutaminyl-tRNA synthetases; reaction takes place in the presence of glutamine and ATP through an activated phospho-Asp-tRNA(Asn) or phospho-Glu-tRNA) has translation MNTISEIQKRIKRGDSSARTEGENVIRAIKNKDADIHAYLSFDEERILQDADMLDARIKAGEIFPLAGVPIAVKDNILMNGVKGAAASKMLESYRAPYDATVIRKLKAAGAIMAGRTNMDEFAMGSSTENSAFGATKNPHDTARVPGGSSGGSAAAVAAGTAVAALGSDTGGSIRQPAAFCGVVGLKPTYGRVSRHGLIAMASSLDQIGPLTQTVEDAKIIFDLIKGVDTFDSTTVELTEIEGQEVRKNEKMHIGVPREYFGDGLNAEVRESVMTALHALEAAGHTLHDISLPYTDYALACYYVIMPAEVSANLARFDGIRYGLSKDADVLIDVYKKTRGAGFGEEVRRRIMLGTYVLSAGYYDAYYTKAGKVRARIKHDFERAFGEVDVIVSPTTPTPAFNIGEKIKDPLSMYLEDAYTVPANIAGIPALSVPCGKTSTGLPIGIQFMARWFDEDALFDIGKEWEHLRT, from the coding sequence ATGAATACGATTTCAGAAATACAAAAACGCATAAAAAGAGGCGATTCGTCTGCCCGCACGGAAGGGGAGAATGTTATTCGTGCCATTAAGAATAAAGATGCGGATATTCATGCATATCTCTCGTTTGATGAAGAGCGTATATTGCAGGATGCGGATATGCTTGATGCGCGTATAAAGGCGGGAGAAATATTTCCATTAGCGGGGGTTCCTATTGCCGTTAAGGATAATATCCTTATGAATGGCGTAAAGGGAGCGGCGGCGTCTAAGATGCTGGAGTCGTATAGGGCGCCATATGACGCTACCGTAATCCGCAAACTAAAAGCCGCTGGTGCCATTATGGCGGGACGTACGAATATGGATGAGTTTGCTATGGGGTCATCCACCGAAAATTCCGCTTTCGGCGCCACAAAAAATCCGCACGATACGGCACGGGTGCCCGGAGGATCATCGGGCGGATCAGCGGCCGCTGTTGCCGCCGGCACGGCAGTTGCCGCATTAGGATCAGACACGGGCGGGTCCATCCGTCAGCCGGCGGCGTTTTGCGGTGTGGTGGGATTAAAACCTACATATGGGCGCGTTTCCCGTCATGGGCTTATTGCCATGGCTTCGTCTTTGGATCAAATAGGTCCGCTTACCCAGACAGTGGAGGATGCTAAAATAATTTTTGACCTTATAAAAGGTGTAGATACATTTGATTCCACTACGGTGGAATTAACCGAGATAGAAGGGCAAGAAGTACGCAAAAATGAAAAGATGCATATAGGTGTACCGAGGGAATATTTTGGCGATGGACTCAATGCCGAGGTGAGAGAATCCGTTATGACGGCGCTTCATGCTCTGGAAGCGGCAGGACATACGCTTCATGATATAAGCTTGCCGTATACCGATTATGCGCTTGCGTGTTATTACGTTATTATGCCGGCGGAAGTTTCCGCCAATCTGGCGCGTTTTGACGGTATTCGCTATGGACTCTCTAAAGATGCTGATGTACTTATTGATGTATATAAAAAGACACGCGGCGCCGGATTCGGAGAGGAAGTACGCCGCCGTATTATGCTCGGGACATATGTACTTTCCGCCGGGTATTATGATGCATATTACACAAAAGCCGGAAAAGTGCGCGCGCGCATAAAACATGATTTTGAGCGTGCGTTTGGGGAAGTAGATGTTATCGTATCTCCCACAACGCCAACGCCGGCATTTAATATAGGCGAAAAAATAAAAGATCCGCTTTCCATGTATCTGGAAGATGCTTATACGGTACCGGCAAACATAGCCGGTATTCCGGCGCTTTCCGTCCCATGCGGCAAAACATCTACCGGTCTTCCTATTGGTATTCAGTTTATGGCGCGTTGGTTTGATGAAGATGCATTGTTCGACATAGGAAAAGAATGGGAGCATTTACGCACATAA
- the gatC gene encoding Asp-tRNA(Asn)/Glu-tRNA(Gln) amidotransferase GatCAB subunit C, which produces MKNIHHISELARIDLTETEEKRIGADLEHILAYVDKLKNAETGGGDELIYGGSAVNVFREDEEGSEIEGREKELIIEAPDHDGTFIKVKSVLKK; this is translated from the coding sequence ATGAAAAATATTCATCATATCAGCGAACTTGCACGCATTGATCTTACCGAAACGGAAGAAAAACGTATTGGAGCGGATTTGGAGCACATACTTGCTTATGTGGATAAATTAAAAAATGCGGAAACGGGCGGCGGTGACGAGCTTATATACGGGGGAAGTGCGGTAAATGTATTTCGTGAAGATGAGGAGGGAAGCGAAATCGAGGGAAGAGAAAAGGAACTTATTATTGAAGCTCCCGATCATGACGGTACGTTTATTAAGGTAAAATCGGTACTGAAGAAATAA
- a CDS encoding NAD-dependent DNA ligase LigA, whose product MTEKEAQERIKKLRTVINHHRYLYHVRDTQEISDAALDSLKHELHQLEDMFPALITPDSPTQRVGGEPLSKFEKVTHAVRMLSLEDVFTEQEFVEWTNRMDRFLKKERSVFPLFGEVKFDGIAVSLVYKDGIFIQGSTRGDGSVGENITQNLKTVESIPLKLETHTASQLRPDIARHITKGEVEIRGEVVITKKTFKAINIQQEKKGEKPYANPRNLAAGSLRQLDPRITKDRNLVFLGYDVVTDMGQKTHEESHAILSSLGFRSDALARVLPEAADVFLFWRDVEKKREKLPYHIDGLVISVNDIKQFHALGVVGKTPRGALAFKFAPEEATTHVLDIQVQVGRTGVLTPVAHLEPVAIGGVTVSRATLHNMDEVHRLGVRVGDTVIVGRAGDVIPDIRSVLTDLRTGSEKRFHMPDTCPMCGGPIEKKEGEVAYRCTNKKCSALIREGLYHMVSKKGFDIDGLGPKIIDALLDQSLIQDAADVFDLTEGDLVPLERFGEKSAKNLIESIAHAKRLPVARFLYALGIFHIGEEMAITLARKFFGTASAKGRSFSVEECRKRLAALSVEDLEHVDGIGAKVAESIYAWFHDTHNIALLGKLDTAGIRLDPPHAPRVTQILAGKRIVVTGELEGMSRDEVRDVIRAYGGDPSESVSKKTDYVVVGKNPGSKYSKAQQLGISVLDEKAFRDLLQL is encoded by the coding sequence ATGACGGAAAAAGAGGCGCAAGAACGAATTAAAAAACTTCGCACGGTGATCAATCATCACCGTTATTTGTATCATGTGCGGGATACGCAGGAAATTTCAGACGCAGCACTTGATTCATTAAAGCATGAATTACATCAGCTGGAAGATATGTTTCCGGCACTCATAACACCCGATTCTCCCACCCAGCGTGTAGGAGGGGAACCGCTTTCCAAATTTGAAAAAGTAACACATGCCGTCCGTATGCTTTCTTTGGAGGATGTATTTACGGAGCAGGAGTTTGTGGAATGGACGAATCGTATGGATCGTTTTCTTAAAAAAGAACGATCCGTATTTCCGTTGTTTGGTGAGGTAAAATTTGACGGCATTGCGGTTAGTCTGGTGTATAAAGACGGCATATTCATCCAAGGGTCAACTCGTGGAGATGGCAGTGTGGGAGAAAACATAACACAGAATTTAAAAACAGTGGAATCCATCCCGCTCAAACTGGAAACGCATACTGCCTCTCAATTGCGTCCCGATATCGCGCGGCATATAACAAAAGGGGAAGTGGAGATTCGTGGGGAAGTTGTTATTACAAAAAAAACATTCAAGGCTATTAATATACAACAGGAAAAAAAGGGAGAAAAACCCTATGCAAATCCACGCAACCTTGCGGCAGGATCTTTACGCCAACTTGATCCGCGCATAACAAAAGATCGTAATTTGGTATTTTTGGGATATGATGTTGTCACCGATATGGGGCAAAAAACACATGAAGAAAGTCATGCTATTCTTTCTTCATTGGGATTTCGTTCGGACGCGCTTGCGCGTGTGCTTCCCGAGGCGGCGGATGTATTTTTGTTTTGGAGAGATGTGGAAAAGAAACGGGAAAAGTTGCCGTATCACATTGATGGTCTTGTGATTAGTGTAAACGATATAAAACAATTTCATGCACTTGGCGTTGTCGGAAAAACACCGCGGGGAGCGTTGGCGTTTAAGTTTGCGCCGGAAGAGGCAACTACGCATGTTTTGGATATTCAAGTGCAGGTGGGGCGAACGGGAGTACTCACTCCGGTAGCGCATTTGGAGCCGGTAGCTATTGGCGGCGTTACGGTAAGTCGTGCCACGCTTCATAACATGGATGAAGTTCACCGGCTGGGGGTGCGTGTGGGAGATACGGTAATCGTGGGGCGTGCCGGTGATGTTATTCCGGATATACGTTCCGTTCTCACGGATTTGCGCACAGGAAGTGAAAAGCGGTTTCATATGCCGGATACATGTCCTATGTGCGGCGGTCCAATAGAGAAAAAGGAAGGAGAGGTTGCTTATCGGTGCACAAATAAAAAATGTTCTGCTCTTATACGGGAAGGGCTTTACCACATGGTTTCCAAGAAAGGGTTTGATATTGATGGGTTGGGGCCGAAAATTATTGACGCTCTCCTCGATCAAAGTCTGATACAAGATGCCGCCGATGTATTTGACCTCACGGAAGGAGATTTGGTACCACTGGAGCGGTTTGGAGAAAAATCGGCAAAAAATCTTATCGAGTCTATCGCGCACGCGAAGCGACTGCCGGTGGCACGGTTTTTATATGCATTGGGTATTTTTCATATTGGAGAAGAAATGGCAATAACGCTTGCACGGAAGTTTTTTGGTACCGCTTCAGCGAAGGGCCGATCCTTTTCGGTGGAAGAGTGCAGAAAACGACTTGCGGCACTTTCCGTGGAAGATCTTGAGCATGTGGATGGTATTGGTGCCAAGGTTGCTGAAAGTATATATGCATGGTTTCATGATACGCATAATATCGCATTGTTGGGAAAGCTTGATACGGCGGGAATACGGCTTGACCCTCCGCATGCTCCGCGGGTGACGCAAATATTGGCGGGAAAACGAATTGTTGTCACGGGAGAATTAGAGGGTATGAGTAGAGATGAAGTGCGTGACGTTATCCGTGCATATGGAGGAGATCCCTCGGAATCGGTATCTAAAAAGACGGATTATGTGGTAGTTGGCAAAAATCCCGGATCCAAGTATAGTAAAGCCCAGCAGTTAGGTATATCCGTATTGGACGAAAAGGCGTTTCGGGACCTCTTGCAATTATAG